The Haemorhous mexicanus isolate bHaeMex1 chromosome 26, bHaeMex1.pri, whole genome shotgun sequence genome includes a region encoding these proteins:
- the LOC132338513 gene encoding uncharacterized protein LOC132338513, whose translation MAEPHVSPDSTQPSQDSMNEDRAKANVALTEDVAITGETQDMANTDTKPYSAECSEDTEAPVNSSNHRTKAEMAETEDLTITNANTRMTQGISNTATMTVPVMIHAHPKDFFEERTIPIQQQVPAIVRNIYQRLLSNVNLDARLKIDIVRLAEEHPDDVVLTLLRCAPTCDRAAVMIWRTIGSLGSAVEKVLPTLLCVMANWPVHSICTSDGDDRDVFAMAAALVIWVIIQVPECHEAMILYSSRLFVALLFHVVITTQQMPPVEASNFWKACQEEHRLPSKPNRFAVQAMKALLCRLRCDNEVMSMERKRGWDTLLCAQTQHYAMGLLAREMRRNLIPLCSRIAVHLLRQLNRQDPSWDLPFLAFLVEVLECLDLRECGGSVLKILLRYLHSKCRERHRLALRALVVLSKDALMARRMCCLSPSLLELLDDADGEVVSMSLHIFTNVLQHKDILVSSTTAPKLAEALLLLFDHDNSHVQVLSIELFRKVMELVVDEGKKPLKTIVNKSLYALLKHVHYENCNVAKASRETLLCAAGFLKRRDLEQLLKKQPPLEVNECLVRRACKPQAHCSPARWGAQRQHGLFSRLPWARAGCPWSPGPAGLRGGPAPRLPGQQPALWPSPREPGPSGCWPRLRAARAGEAGAGRRQRPAEGLSPRQSFLPSRRSLQLAEDRSRAPEHLRRALRYLQRPQEPLREAAIRFMGMAGRCLRRQQQELQLMWSALQARRPRASPSCPDLENQAEFPQGAQELGASSGSSEPVSQEEHQETPKMTSALSAPGSPGTADAGPSSHGFSALPPY comes from the exons ATGGCAGAGCCTCATGTCAGCCCAGATTCGACTCAGCCCTCACAAGACTCAATGAATGAGGACAGGGCAAAGGCTAACGTGGCACTGACTGAGGATGTGGCGATCACTGGAGAGACTCAGGACATGGCAAACACTGACACCAAACCATATTCAGCTGAGTGCTCAGAAGACACTGAGGCTCCAGTGAATTCCAGTAATCACAGGACAAAGGCTGAGATGGCAGAGACAGAGGACCTGACCATCACAAATGCCAACACCAGAATGACTCAGGGCATCTCAAATACTGCCACCATGACTGTTCCCGTTATGATTCATGCTCACCCTAaggatttttttgaggaaagaaCTATTCCTATTcagcagcag GTGCCAGCCATTGTAAGGAACATTTACCAGAGGCTGCTGTCCAATGTGAATTTGGATGCCAGGCTGAAAATTGACATTGTGAGGCTGGCTGAAGAACACCCTGATGATGTGGTGCTGACCCTCCTGCGCTGTGCCCCAACGTGTGACAG agctgctgtaaTGATCTGGAGAACCATAGGATCTTTGGGATCAGCAGTGGAGAAAGTTCTGCCAACACTGCTCTGTGTGATGGCAAATTGGCCTGTGCACAGCATATGCACCTCTGATGGGGATGACAGGGATGTTTTTGCcatggct gcagctctggtgaTCTGGGTGATTATCCAGGTGCCCGAGTGCCACGAGGCCATGATCCTCTATTCCTCCCGCctgtttgtggctctgctcttccatgTTGTCATCACCACACAGCAGATGCCACCAGTGGAAGCTAGTAACTTCTGGAAAGCATGCCAGGAGGAACACCGCCTTCCCAGCAAGCCCAACAG gtttgcagtgcaggcCATGAAGGCCCTGCTCTGCCGACTGCGGTGTGACAACGAGGTGATGTCCATGGAGCGGAAgcgtggctgggacacgctgctgtgTGCTCAAACCCAGCACTATGCCatgggtctgctggccag GGAGATGCGGCGTAACTTGATCCCTCTGTGTTCTCGCATCGCTGTCCACTTGCTCCGGCAGCTCAACAGGCAGGACCCATCCTGGGATCTGCCcttcctggcattccttgtCGAG gtcctcgagtgcctggacttgagggaATGTGGTGGCAGTGTCCTCAAGATCTTGTTGAGGTACCTGCACAGCAAGTGCAGGGAGCGGCATCGCCTGGCGCTCAGAGCCCTCGTTGTGCTCAGCAAGGATGCCTtgatg GCCAGGAGAATGTGCTGTCTCTCTCCAAGCCTTCTGGAACTGTTGGATGATGCAGATGGAGAGGTGGTCAGCATGTCCCTCCATATTTTCACGAatgtgctgcagcacaaagaCATCCTGGTATCCAGCACCACTGCCCCAAAGCTGGCTGAggcactcctgctgctctttgacCAC GACAACAGCCATGTGCAGGTGCTCTCCATTGAACTCTTCCGCAAGGTGATGGAACTGGTAGTGGACGAGGGGAAAAAGCCCCTGAAGACAATTGTGAACAAGAGCCTCTATGCACTTTTAAAACACGTTCATTATGAGAACTGCAACGTAGCAAAG gcctctcgGGAAACACTGCTTTGTGCGGCCGggttcctgaagaggagggatctcgaACAGCTGCTGAAGAAGCAGCCGCCGTTGGAGGTCAATGAGTGCCTGGTAAGGAGGGCATGCAagccccaggctca ctgttcccctgcccGCTGGGGCGCGCAGAGGCAGCacgggctcttctccaggctcccgtgggcccgagccgggtgcccgtggagccccggccctGCGGGGCTGCGGGGTgggccggcaccgcggctccccgggcagcagccggccctctggccctcccctcgggagcccggccccagcggctgctggccgcgcctcagggctgcgCGGGCAGGGGAAGCCGGGGCCGGGCGCAGGCAGCGTCcggccgaggggctgagcccgcgccaatccttccttccctcccgccgctctctccagcttgcagaggacaggagcagagcacccgagcacctgcgccgggccctgcgctaCCTACAGAgaccacaggagcccctgcgagaggcagccatcaggttcatgg gcaTGGCCGGGCGGTgcctgaggaggcagcagcaagagctccagctgatgtGGTCAG cccttcaagCCCGGAGGCCACGTGccagcccatcctgccctgACTTGGAAAATCAAGCCGAGTTTCCCCAAGGAGCTCAAGAATTAGGGGCATCTTCTGGATCCAGTGAGCCGGTGTCCCAGGAAGAGCACCAGGAGACACCAAAGATGACATCAGCTCTCAGCGCTCCTGGaagtcctggcacagctgatgCTGGGCCCAGTTCTCATGGCTTCAGTGCTCTCCCTCCCTATtga